In Ovis canadensis isolate MfBH-ARS-UI-01 breed Bighorn chromosome 3, ARS-UI_OviCan_v2, whole genome shotgun sequence, one DNA window encodes the following:
- the AMHR2 gene encoding anti-Muellerian hormone type-2 receptor has protein sequence MQGCRDSDEPGCESPRCDPSPRAHPRPSSTLFTCSCGADFCNANYSHLPPLGSPGTPGLEGPQAIPGESTWITLLLLGLLLLLLLLSSIILALLQQKACRVRGGPEPVPESDSGRDWSAELPELPELRFSQVIREGGHAVVWAGQLQGKLVAVKAFPLRAVAQFQAERALYELPGLQHDHIVRFITASRGSPGPLPCGPLLVLELHPKGSLCHYLTQHTSDWGSSLRMALSLAQGLAFLHEERWQDGQYKPGIAHRDLSSQNVLIRDDGSCAIGDLGLALVLPGLAQPPTWAPSQPRGPAAIMEAGTQRYMAPELLDKTLDLQDWGTALRRADVYSLALLLWEIMSRCPDLRPDSRPPPFQLAYEAELGSAPTTCELWTLAVEERRRPHVPSTWCCFTTDPGGLRELLEDCWDADPEARLTAECVQKRLAALASPEEAHPFPEGCAQDCSPCCLEDHLSTPPVCHSPQ, from the exons ATGCAAG GATGCCGAGACAGCGATGAGCCAGGCTGTGAGTCCCCCCGCTGTGACCCAAGTCCCCGAGCCCATCCTCGCCCCAGCTCTACTCTCTTCACCTGCTCCTGTGGTGCTGACTTCTGCAATGCCAATTATAGCCATCTGCCTCCTCTGGGGAGCCCTGGGACACCTGGTTTGGAGGGCCCCCAGGCCATCCCAG GGGAGTCCACCTGgataacgctgctgctgctgggactgcttctgctgctgctactgctgagcAGCATCATCTTGG CCCTGCTACAGCAGAAGGCCTGCCGCGTGCGAGGTGGGCCAGAGCCAGTGCCGGAGTCAGATTCAGGCAGGGACTGGAGTGCTGAGCTGCCGGAGCTGCCTGAGCTACGCTTCTCCCAG GTCATACGGGAAGGAGGTCACGCAGTGGTGTGGGCTGGGCAGCTGCAAGGCAAGCTGGTAGCCGTCAAGGCCTTCCCCCTGAGGGCTGTGGCCCAGTTCCAAGCTGAGAGAGCGTTGTACGAGCTGCCCGGCCTACAGCATGACCACATTGTCCGCTTTATCACCGCCAGCAGGGGCAGCCCTGGCCCCCTGCCCTGTGGGCCCCTGCTGGTACTAGAGCTGCACCCCAAG GGCTCCCTGTGCCACTACTTGACCCAGCACACCAGTGACTGGGGCAGTTCCCTGCGGATGGCACTGTCCCTGGCGCAGGGCCTGGCGTTTCTCCATGAGGAACGTTGGCAGGATG GCCAGTATAAACCAGGTATCGCCCACCGAGATCTGAGCAGCCAGAATGTGCTCATTCGGGACGATGGGTCATGCGCCATTGGAGATCTGGGCCTCGCCTTGGTGCTCCCTGGCCTCGCCCAGCCCCCAACCTGGGCCCCTAGTCAACCCCGAGGCCCGGCTGCCATCATGGAG GCTGGCACCCAGCGGTACATGGCACCGGAGCTCTTGGACAAGACTCTGGACCTTCAGGACTGGGGCACGGCCCTGCGGCGAGCTGATGTCTACTCTCTGGCTCTGCTCTTGTGGGAGATTATGAGTCGCTGCCCAGATTTGCGACCTG ACAGCAGACCACCACCCTTCCAACTGGCCTATGAGGCAGAACTGGGCAGCGCCCCCACCACCTGTGAGCTGTGGACCTTGGCAGTGGAGGAGAGGAGGCGCCCTCACGTTCCATCTACCTGGTGCTGCTTTACCACA GACCCTGGAGGCCTGAGAGAGCTCCTGGAGGACTGCTGGGATGCAGACCCTGAAGCGCGGCTAACAGCTGAGTGTGTACAGAAGCGCCTGGCTgccctggcctctcctgaggaGGCCCACCCCTTCCCTGAGGGCTGTGCGCAGGATTGCTCACCTTGCTGCCTGGAAGACCATCTCTCCACTCCTCCCGTCTGCCATTCTCCCCAGTAG